In the Peptoclostridium acidaminophilum DSM 3953 genome, one interval contains:
- the grdC gene encoding glycine/sarcosine/betaine reductase complex component C subunit beta, with product MNFPVLKGAGYVLVHTPDMIMHNGTTQTTEKIVNPESEYLKKLPEHLRSFEDVVAYAPNQTYIGSMTPEALGEIAMPWWTEDKKVAGADRYGKLGEIMPQDEFLALMSASDVFDLVLFEKEFIEGAKAKLAAHPVVGNLAESVNAGVELAEIKKQLSDFHAEGLYNNGKLVGCVKRAHDVDVNLNSHTMLENLAVKASGVLALANLIAKNNVNPAEVDYIIECSEEACGDMNQRGGGNFAKALAEMTGCVNATGSDMRGFCAGPTHALIAAAALVKSGVYKNVIIAAGGATAKLGMNGKDHVKKEMPILEDCLGGFAVLVSENDGVNPVLRTDLVGRHTVATGSAPQAVIGSLVLSPLKAGGFKITDVDKYSVEMQNPDITKPAGAGDVPEANYKMIGALAVMGKEIERADIAAFVEKHGMVGWAPTQGHIPSGVPYIGFAISDLTEGSVNRTMIVGKGSLFLGRMTNLFDGVSIVAERNTGKVESGSSVSTEEIRKMIAESMKDFAAHLLAE from the coding sequence ATGAATTTTCCAGTTCTTAAAGGTGCGGGATACGTTCTCGTGCACACACCAGACATGATAATGCACAACGGAACAACTCAGACAACAGAAAAGATTGTAAACCCAGAATCAGAATACCTAAAAAAGCTGCCTGAGCATTTAAGATCATTTGAAGACGTGGTAGCATACGCTCCAAACCAGACATACATTGGAAGCATGACTCCAGAGGCACTTGGAGAAATAGCAATGCCATGGTGGACAGAAGACAAGAAAGTAGCTGGAGCCGACAGATACGGAAAGCTTGGAGAGATAATGCCTCAGGACGAGTTCCTTGCGCTTATGTCTGCATCAGACGTATTCGACCTTGTGCTTTTTGAAAAAGAGTTCATAGAGGGAGCAAAGGCTAAGCTTGCAGCTCACCCTGTAGTAGGCAACCTTGCAGAGAGCGTAAACGCAGGAGTAGAGCTAGCTGAGATAAAAAAGCAGCTAAGCGACTTCCACGCAGAAGGACTATACAATAACGGCAAGCTTGTAGGCTGCGTAAAAAGAGCCCACGACGTAGACGTTAACCTAAACTCTCACACAATGCTTGAAAACCTTGCTGTTAAGGCTTCAGGAGTGCTTGCTCTTGCAAACCTTATAGCTAAAAACAACGTAAACCCAGCTGAAGTGGACTACATCATAGAGTGCTCTGAAGAGGCTTGCGGAGACATGAACCAAAGAGGAGGCGGAAACTTCGCCAAGGCTCTTGCAGAAATGACTGGCTGCGTGAACGCGACAGGCTCAGACATGAGAGGCTTCTGCGCAGGACCAACGCACGCACTTATAGCGGCAGCGGCGCTAGTTAAATCAGGCGTATACAAGAACGTAATAATAGCAGCGGGCGGAGCGACAGCAAAGCTTGGAATGAACGGAAAAGACCACGTTAAGAAAGAAATGCCAATACTGGAGGACTGCCTTGGCGGCTTCGCAGTACTAGTTAGCGAAAACGACGGAGTAAACCCAGTACTAAGAACAGATCTAGTGGGAAGACACACAGTTGCAACTGGATCAGCTCCACAGGCTGTAATAGGCTCTCTAGTTCTAAGCCCACTAAAAGCAGGCGGATTTAAAATAACAGACGTAGACAAGTACTCGGTAGAAATGCAAAACCCAGACATAACTAAGCCGGCAGGAGCGGGAGACGTTCCAGAGGCCAACTACAAGATGATAGGCGCACTTGCTGTCATGGGAAAAGAAATAGAAAGAGCAGACATAGCAGCCTTCGTTGAAAAGCACGGAATGGTTGGCTGGGCTCCAACACAAGGCCACATACCATCAGGAGTACCATACATCGGCTTTGCAATAAGCGACCTTACAGAAGGCTCAGTAAACAGAACTATGATAGTAGGAAAGGGAAGCCTCTTCCTTGGAAGAATGACAAACCTTTTCGATGGTGTTTCAATAGTAGCAGAGAGAAACACAGGCAAAGTGGAGTCAGGAAGCTCAGTATCAACAGAAGAGATAAGAAAAATGATAGCAGAATCTATGAAGGATTTCGCAGCACATCTATTAGCTGAATAG
- the grdD gene encoding glycine/sarcosine/betaine reductase complex component C subunit alpha: MSDIKQMIGKTFMEIADAIETGSFAGKVKVGITTLGSEHGVENLVKGAELAAKDAAGFDIVLIGPKVETSLEVVEVATEEEAHKKMEELLDSGYIHSCVTVHYNFPIGVSTVGRVVTPGMGKEMFIATTTGTSAAQRVEAMVRNALYGIITAKSMGIENPTVGILNLDGARAVERALKELAGNGYPITFAESLRADGGSVMRGNDLLGGAADVMVTDSLTGNIMMKVFSSYTTGGSYEGLGYGYGPGIGDGYNRTILILSRASGVPVAANAIKYAAKLAQNNVKAIAAAEFKAAKAAGLESILAGLSKDTKKASTEEEVKMPPKEVVTGTISGVDVMDLEDAQKVLWKAGIYAESGMGCTGPIVMVNEAKVEEAAKILKDAGIVA, encoded by the coding sequence ATGTCAGATATAAAACAAATGATAGGCAAGACTTTCATGGAGATAGCAGACGCTATCGAAACAGGAAGCTTCGCTGGAAAAGTAAAAGTAGGAATAACAACCCTGGGCAGCGAGCACGGAGTAGAGAACCTGGTAAAGGGAGCAGAGCTTGCAGCTAAAGACGCAGCCGGCTTTGACATAGTGCTTATAGGACCAAAGGTTGAAACAAGCCTTGAAGTAGTAGAGGTAGCAACAGAAGAAGAAGCGCACAAGAAAATGGAAGAGCTTCTAGACAGCGGCTATATCCACTCTTGCGTAACAGTGCACTATAACTTCCCAATAGGCGTATCGACAGTAGGAAGGGTAGTAACACCTGGAATGGGCAAGGAGATGTTCATAGCAACAACAACAGGAACATCTGCGGCTCAAAGAGTCGAGGCCATGGTAAGAAACGCGCTTTACGGAATAATAACAGCAAAGTCAATGGGAATAGAAAACCCGACAGTTGGAATACTAAACCTTGACGGAGCAAGAGCAGTAGAAAGAGCGCTTAAGGAGCTTGCAGGAAACGGCTACCCTATAACATTCGCAGAGTCGCTAAGAGCTGACGGCGGAAGCGTAATGAGAGGAAACGACCTTCTTGGCGGAGCTGCAGACGTAATGGTAACAGACTCGCTAACAGGCAACATAATGATGAAGGTGTTCTCGTCATACACAACAGGCGGAAGCTACGAGGGACTAGGCTACGGCTACGGCCCTGGAATAGGCGACGGCTACAACAGGACAATACTGATACTCTCAAGAGCGTCAGGAGTTCCAGTAGCTGCAAACGCAATAAAATACGCAGCCAAGCTTGCGCAAAACAACGTGAAGGCGATAGCAGCGGCAGAGTTCAAGGCGGCCAAGGCGGCAGGCCTCGAGAGCATACTTGCGGGACTAAGCAAGGACACTAAGAAAGCCTCTACAGAGGAAGAAGTGAAGATGCCTCCTAAGGAAGTAGTAACAGGAACAATCTCAGGCGTAGACGTAATGGACCTTGAAGACGCACAGAAAGTGCTTTGGAAAGCCGGAATATACGCAGAGAGCGGAATGGGCTGCACAGGACCTATAGTAATGGTAAACGAAGCCAAGGTTGAAGAAGCGGCAAAGATACTTAAGGATGCAGGCATAGTAGCTTAA
- a CDS encoding RNA-guided endonuclease TnpB family protein gives MQVTAQIKLLPTKEQGALLNKTLQEYIDTANSIVSGYLADADARYTSKSVNAELPSALKNQAIQDAKSIFKKYSKALKASSKKDASIQKEIKVPVLKKPVAIWNNQNYAVKLGYMSFPVWNNGKSTRIIVKAIITDYQASLLLSKLGTMRITKKSGKYIAQIAVTVEEAPSAGCQVTGVDLGLKIPAVAVTEDSKVRFFGNGRQNKFVKRKFRSMRKNLGKSKKLCAIKKMNNKEQRWMRDKDHKISRQIVNFAKENNASVIRLEKLSGIRQTARTSRKNEKNLHTWSFYRLAQFIEYKARLEGILVEYVDPRYTSQTCPACNTRNHAVDRKYKCSCGFAAHRDILGARNIISAPVADGNSPLA, from the coding sequence ATGCAAGTAACCGCACAAATAAAACTGTTGCCAACCAAGGAGCAGGGAGCTTTGCTTAATAAGACGCTACAAGAGTATATTGATACTGCAAATAGCATAGTAAGCGGCTACCTAGCGGATGCTGATGCAAGATACACATCCAAGAGCGTCAATGCCGAGCTTCCGAGCGCCCTGAAGAATCAAGCCATTCAGGATGCAAAAAGCATATTTAAAAAATACTCCAAAGCTTTGAAAGCTAGCAGTAAAAAAGACGCTTCCATACAAAAGGAAATCAAAGTGCCTGTGCTGAAAAAGCCAGTGGCAATATGGAACAACCAAAACTATGCTGTGAAGCTTGGCTATATGTCGTTCCCTGTCTGGAATAACGGCAAATCAACTCGGATTATCGTAAAAGCCATAATAACTGACTACCAAGCTAGTCTTTTGTTGAGTAAGCTTGGCACGATGAGGATAACCAAGAAGTCTGGCAAGTACATCGCACAGATAGCTGTGACAGTCGAAGAAGCGCCATCCGCTGGCTGTCAAGTTACCGGAGTCGACCTTGGTTTGAAAATACCTGCAGTAGCTGTAACCGAAGATAGCAAGGTTAGGTTTTTCGGCAATGGCCGTCAAAATAAGTTTGTCAAACGTAAGTTCCGCTCCATGCGCAAGAATCTCGGCAAATCTAAAAAGCTCTGTGCCATCAAGAAAATGAACAACAAGGAGCAGCGTTGGATGCGCGACAAAGACCACAAGATAAGTCGCCAGATTGTTAACTTCGCCAAAGAAAACAACGCTTCGGTAATCCGACTTGAGAAACTATCTGGCATTCGCCAGACGGCAAGAACAAGCCGTAAAAACGAAAAGAACCTGCACACGTGGAGCTTCTATCGGTTGGCACAATTCATCGAGTATAAGGCACGACTTGAAGGTATCCTGGTCGAATATGTAGACCCCAGATATACAAGCCAAACATGCCCTGCGTGCAATACTCGCAACCATGCCGTCGACAGAAAGTATAAGTGCTCGTGCGGATTTGCAGCTCATAGAGACATACTGGGTGCAAGAAACATAATATCTGCACCTGTAGCGGATGGTAACAGTCCGCTAGCTTAA
- a CDS encoding HD-GYP domain-containing protein: protein MRFVPLNSAREGSILGKSLIDENGNLLLKEGSVLTDRRIENLLEKGYSSVYIDDDYSDDEIEDIIKPEIRNKIAQKIKETFEFFSKDRQVSHKNSRIMYESMEELNNFAKNLVDELFSKSDIMISMVDIKNMDTYTYAHSVNVAVISLVIGIAAGLGRRELEDLTIGAMLHDVGKIFIPKSILNKPGALTDEEFRQIQEHTIEGYEYLKNCPIKSTSKIIALQHHLNVDGSGYPNYENTGLLHKFSRIVAIADVYDALTSDRSYRRAYSPSEAVEYIMSMASTKFDMDYVKLFVKKIVTYPVGSIVRLSDGKTGVVKSLNEGFPMRPVVELVEDRKLTQERIDLMEIKNIVIQQMVYDF, encoded by the coding sequence ATGCGTTTCGTACCGTTAAACTCAGCAAGGGAAGGCAGCATACTTGGAAAATCGCTCATAGATGAAAACGGGAATCTTCTCCTGAAGGAAGGCTCAGTGCTGACAGACAGAAGGATAGAGAACCTGCTGGAAAAGGGCTACTCGTCGGTGTACATAGACGATGACTATTCAGATGATGAAATTGAAGACATAATAAAGCCGGAGATAAGAAACAAGATAGCCCAGAAGATAAAGGAGACCTTCGAATTCTTCTCTAAGGACAGGCAGGTATCGCATAAAAACTCCAGAATAATGTACGAAAGCATGGAAGAGCTCAATAATTTTGCAAAAAATCTAGTCGACGAGCTGTTCTCCAAAAGCGACATAATGATAAGCATGGTCGATATAAAAAACATGGACACGTATACTTATGCTCACAGCGTAAACGTAGCCGTAATATCGCTTGTGATAGGAATAGCCGCGGGGCTTGGCAGAAGGGAGCTCGAGGATCTGACTATAGGTGCCATGCTGCACGATGTGGGCAAGATATTCATACCCAAAAGCATACTCAACAAGCCTGGAGCCCTCACTGACGAGGAGTTCAGACAGATACAGGAGCATACAATAGAAGGGTACGAGTATCTCAAAAACTGCCCTATAAAGTCGACGTCAAAGATAATAGCGCTTCAGCACCACCTCAACGTAGACGGCAGCGGCTACCCTAACTATGAAAATACAGGGCTGCTCCACAAGTTCTCAAGGATAGTTGCAATAGCTGACGTATATGACGCCCTGACCTCAGATCGGAGCTACAGGCGAGCATATTCGCCGAGCGAGGCTGTAGAGTACATAATGTCAATGGCCTCCACAAAGTTCGATATGGACTATGTAAAGCTCTTTGTCAAAAAGATAGTGACATATCCCGTGGGCAGCATTGTGAGGCTCAGTGACGGCAAGACGGGAGTTGTAAAGAGCCTGAACGAGGGTTTCCCCATGAGGCCTGTAGTGGAGCTTGTAGAGGACAGGAAGCTGACCCAGGAGCGCATAGACCTTATGGAGATAAAAAACATAGTTATTCAGCAAATGGTATATGATTTTTAA
- the murA gene encoding UDP-N-acetylglucosamine 1-carboxyvinyltransferase — protein sequence MNKQHCIVVRKSGPLEGRVRIDGAKNSVLPIMAATLLCEQECIIEDVPKLRDVYVMIDLLKTLGAGVEFSEDGVLRVDGSKVDKWSAPYELVRKMRASFLVLGPLLARFKRTMVSMPGGCAIGTRPIDLHLKGFEALGAKINVEHGSVEAVANELVGERIYLDFPSVGATENIIMAASLAKGTTVLENAAEEPEIVDLANFLNSMGADIKGAGTNTITIKGVERLGATTHRVIPDRIEAGTFMVAAAITGGDIMVDNIMLEHVKPVAAKLREIGCTITEFENGIRVQGPDSISNTTIKTLPHPGFPTDMQAQFMALMSVANGTSVITETVFENRFMHATELARMGAEIKIEGRTAVVRGTPKLAGAKVDATDLRAGAALILAGLVSEGETVIGQIHHIERGYVHIENKLSQLGADIRRIQQI from the coding sequence ATGAATAAACAGCATTGTATAGTCGTGAGAAAAAGCGGGCCGCTTGAAGGCCGTGTAAGAATAGACGGAGCAAAGAATTCAGTACTTCCCATAATGGCTGCAACACTCCTTTGCGAGCAGGAATGCATAATAGAGGATGTTCCAAAGCTAAGGGACGTATACGTCATGATAGACCTTTTAAAGACACTCGGAGCCGGCGTGGAGTTCAGCGAGGACGGTGTGCTAAGGGTGGACGGCTCGAAGGTGGACAAGTGGAGTGCCCCATACGAGCTTGTGAGGAAGATGAGGGCATCATTCCTCGTGCTGGGGCCGCTTCTGGCAAGGTTCAAAAGGACAATGGTCTCAATGCCGGGAGGCTGCGCAATAGGCACAAGGCCCATAGACCTTCACCTTAAAGGTTTTGAGGCGCTTGGCGCAAAAATAAACGTGGAGCACGGCTCGGTTGAGGCCGTGGCAAACGAGCTTGTGGGTGAGCGGATATACCTTGACTTCCCTTCTGTTGGAGCCACAGAAAACATAATAATGGCTGCATCGCTTGCCAAAGGGACCACGGTGCTTGAAAATGCCGCCGAAGAGCCTGAGATAGTAGACCTTGCAAACTTCCTGAACAGCATGGGAGCCGATATTAAGGGCGCAGGCACAAACACAATAACAATAAAGGGCGTGGAGAGGCTCGGAGCCACAACTCACAGGGTAATACCCGACAGGATAGAGGCGGGAACATTCATGGTAGCTGCGGCCATAACGGGTGGAGACATAATGGTGGACAACATAATGCTCGAGCACGTGAAGCCCGTGGCTGCAAAGCTAAGGGAGATAGGCTGCACCATAACGGAATTTGAAAACGGAATAAGGGTGCAGGGCCCGGATTCAATATCCAACACAACGATTAAAACGCTGCCGCACCCTGGATTCCCGACAGATATGCAGGCTCAGTTCATGGCGCTGATGAGCGTTGCCAACGGGACATCAGTGATTACGGAGACGGTGTTCGAAAACAGGTTCATGCATGCCACCGAGCTTGCCAGGATGGGAGCCGAAATCAAGATAGAGGGCAGGACCGCAGTAGTAAGGGGAACGCCAAAGCTTGCAGGCGCAAAGGTGGACGCAACTGACCTTAGGGCCGGCGCAGCGCTGATACTTGCGGGACTCGTATCAGAGGGCGAGACGGTGATAGGACAGATACACCATATTGAGAGGGGCTATGTACATATAGAAAACAAGCTCTCGCAGTTGGGCGCCGACATAAGGCGAATACAGCAAATATAA
- the mreB gene encoding rod shape-determining protein, whose protein sequence is MFNFAPDIGIDLGTASILVYVKGKGIVLEEPSVVAIDKNTNTVLAVGEEARRMLGRTPGNIVAIRPLKDGVISDYDVTEKMLKYFISKVLGKTGLLSIFKPQIMVCVPSGVTEVEKRAVIDATMEAGARKVFLIEEPIAAAIGSGLDISKPNGNMVVDIGGGTADIAVISLGGVVVSTSIKIAGDKFDEAIVKYMRKKHNLLIGERTAEDIKMNIGTAFPRKDDVAMDVRGRNLVSGLPENVAVSARETLEALEENVNQIADAVHMVLEKTPPELSADISDQGIIMTGGGSLLWGLDQLISKRTGINVSIAENAISCVAMGTGEALNSLHLLKKTGGNSRKK, encoded by the coding sequence ATGTTTAATTTTGCACCTGATATTGGTATAGATCTTGGAACGGCTTCGATACTAGTTTATGTAAAGGGAAAGGGCATAGTCCTTGAAGAGCCTTCTGTAGTTGCAATAGACAAGAATACTAACACAGTGCTGGCGGTGGGCGAAGAGGCCAGAAGGATGCTTGGAAGAACGCCGGGCAACATAGTGGCAATAAGGCCGCTAAAGGACGGCGTGATTTCCGACTACGACGTTACAGAAAAGATGCTCAAGTATTTCATATCGAAAGTACTTGGAAAGACAGGCCTGCTCAGCATATTCAAGCCTCAGATAATGGTGTGCGTACCCTCGGGCGTTACAGAGGTTGAAAAGAGAGCCGTAATAGACGCCACAATGGAGGCTGGCGCGAGAAAGGTTTTCCTAATTGAGGAGCCGATAGCCGCGGCGATAGGCTCAGGCCTTGACATATCAAAGCCAAATGGCAACATGGTTGTCGATATCGGTGGAGGAACTGCCGACATAGCCGTAATATCGCTGGGAGGCGTTGTTGTAAGCACATCAATAAAGATTGCGGGCGACAAGTTCGACGAAGCCATAGTCAAATATATGAGGAAAAAGCATAATCTGCTCATAGGAGAGAGGACTGCAGAGGACATAAAGATGAACATAGGCACGGCGTTCCCGAGAAAGGACGATGTGGCTATGGACGTAAGGGGAAGAAACCTCGTATCGGGCCTTCCTGAAAACGTTGCAGTATCGGCGAGAGAAACACTCGAGGCACTAGAGGAGAACGTCAACCAGATAGCTGACGCAGTTCACATGGTGCTTGAGAAGACTCCGCCTGAGCTGTCTGCCGACATAAGCGACCAGGGAATAATAATGACTGGCGGCGGCTCGCTGCTTTGGGGCCTTGACCAGCTGATATCAAAGAGGACAGGCATAAATGTTTCAATAGCGGAAAATGCCATATCTTGCGTCGCTATGGGAACAGGCGAGGCTCTGAATTCGCTTCATCTGCTCAAGAAAACAGGCGGGAACTCCAGGAAGAAATAG
- a CDS encoding flagellar hook-basal body protein has product MYRGIYTVTSSMMTNQKKLDVTSNNMANASTAGFKKDELITKAFPEKLLSKINGLSYSQNQRDKAIEVSRDGNGAWVLSSKQSFLTVDGSDGKSYSRDMKLARDPDGYLKTYTRNMDSSLDTSKGYYVLDSSGKRVQAGADFSIDTKGNVVSGGATVANLLYTPPRSVIGTINGGMSVDYIKSNFLQGNLEQTGDKLDFAIKGSGFFEVESQDGAKRYIRDGAFKISSAGELITNEGMKVMGESGPIRVEGELEAKPDGTLYVGGESIGRLRIVNIQNQDSLRKVGNNTYEIEPKNDPQLAPFDGELVQGFIEGSNVNPVSEMIEMIEVMRNYENSQKVIKTYDDIMAKASNELGKL; this is encoded by the coding sequence TTGTACAGAGGCATATACACGGTCACATCTTCGATGATGACGAACCAGAAAAAGCTAGACGTCACTTCAAACAACATGGCCAACGCAAGCACCGCAGGCTTTAAAAAAGACGAGCTCATAACCAAGGCATTTCCGGAAAAACTGCTCTCAAAGATAAACGGACTTTCGTATTCCCAGAACCAAAGGGACAAGGCCATAGAGGTCAGCCGGGACGGGAACGGGGCCTGGGTTCTAAGCAGCAAGCAGAGCTTTCTTACGGTTGACGGCTCGGACGGCAAGAGCTACAGCAGAGACATGAAGCTTGCAAGGGACCCAGACGGATACCTGAAGACATACACAAGAAACATGGATTCCAGCTTAGACACGAGCAAGGGCTACTACGTGCTCGATTCAAGCGGCAAGAGAGTCCAGGCCGGAGCAGACTTCAGCATAGATACAAAGGGCAACGTCGTCTCGGGCGGAGCTACGGTGGCAAACCTTCTATACACCCCGCCCAGAAGCGTGATAGGCACGATAAACGGCGGAATGAGCGTAGACTACATAAAGAGCAACTTCCTGCAAGGCAACCTGGAGCAGACCGGCGACAAGCTTGACTTTGCCATAAAGGGAAGCGGCTTTTTCGAGGTGGAGTCGCAGGACGGCGCCAAAAGGTACATAAGAGACGGAGCCTTCAAGATAAGCAGCGCAGGCGAGCTTATCACTAACGAAGGCATGAAGGTAATGGGAGAAAGCGGGCCTATAAGGGTCGAAGGCGAATTGGAGGCCAAGCCTGACGGCACGCTCTACGTGGGCGGAGAAAGCATAGGCAGGCTGAGGATTGTCAACATTCAGAACCAGGACTCCCTCAGAAAAGTGGGCAACAATACATATGAAATAGAGCCCAAGAATGACCCGCAGCTTGCGCCTTTTGACGGCGAGCTCGTGCAAGGTTTTATTGAGGGATCGAATGTCAATCCCGTGTCCGAGATGATTGAAATGATAGAGGTCATGAGGAACTATGAGAACTCCCAGAAGGTTATAAAGACATACGACGACATAATGGCCAAGGCATCGAACGAGCTGGGAAAACTGTAA
- the flgG gene encoding flagellar basal-body rod protein FlgG, which produces MMRGLWSAASGMKAQQLNIDNISNNLANVNTTGYKKMRVEFKDLLYENIKQSNLSEGEGSPVNLQVGHGVMYSATSRNFENGSFESTNNSTDLALDGSGFFGIYNPATDEMFYTRDGSFKLSVDGDTRKLVTSEGYSVLTEDEDEIVLEDGQTDLTVDEAGRVTVKTADGEIEEMGTIAIYEFLNPAGLEAVGSNLYKATNASGEELMLEGEERKTKMRQGYLEASNVQIVEEMIKLITAQRAYDINSKAIQTADEMMQTANNVKR; this is translated from the coding sequence ATGATGAGAGGGCTCTGGTCGGCGGCGAGCGGAATGAAAGCTCAGCAGCTCAACATAGACAACATATCCAACAACCTTGCCAACGTCAACACAACAGGCTACAAGAAGATGAGGGTGGAGTTCAAGGACCTTCTGTACGAGAACATAAAGCAGTCAAACCTTTCTGAGGGGGAAGGCAGCCCTGTCAACCTCCAGGTGGGTCACGGAGTAATGTACAGCGCCACAAGCAGGAACTTCGAGAACGGCTCATTCGAGAGCACAAACAACTCTACAGACCTGGCGCTGGATGGCAGCGGATTTTTCGGCATATACAACCCGGCAACAGACGAGATGTTCTACACAAGGGATGGAAGCTTCAAGCTCTCAGTCGACGGCGATACAAGAAAGCTTGTCACCTCGGAGGGCTACTCTGTGCTTACAGAAGATGAGGACGAGATAGTGCTCGAAGACGGCCAGACTGATCTTACGGTCGACGAAGCAGGCAGGGTTACTGTCAAAACAGCCGACGGCGAGATAGAGGAGATGGGAACAATAGCAATATACGAATTTCTCAATCCTGCAGGGTTAGAGGCCGTAGGCTCCAACCTTTACAAGGCTACTAACGCTTCGGGCGAGGAGCTGATGCTTGAGGGCGAGGAGAGAAAGACGAAGATGCGCCAGGGCTACCTGGAGGCTTCGAACGTTCAGATAGTCGAAGAGATGATAAAGCTGATAACCGCCCAGAGGGCGTATGACATAAACTCCAAGGCAATACAGACTGCCGACGAGATGATGCAGACTGCAAACAACGTCAAGAGATAA
- a CDS encoding rod-binding protein has product MQISGAYDMLGASLSQGAAQKADNIKKAVSSQSDDEKLMESCKNLEAEFFKLMLKEMKKTVPDSGFLDKTAGHDVIQDLYYESLGQHAGENSPLGLANMIYEQFKANRVDAGTAAENTLEGK; this is encoded by the coding sequence ATGCAAATTAGCGGTGCATACGACATGCTTGGAGCCAGCCTCAGCCAGGGCGCAGCCCAGAAGGCAGACAACATTAAGAAGGCAGTGAGCTCGCAAAGCGACGATGAAAAGCTCATGGAGTCCTGCAAGAATCTCGAGGCTGAGTTCTTCAAGCTAATGCTCAAGGAGATGAAGAAGACGGTTCCCGACTCGGGATTCCTCGACAAGACAGCAGGCCACGACGTAATACAGGACCTTTACTACGAAAGCCTCGGCCAGCATGCGGGCGAGAACTCGCCGCTAGGGCTAGCCAACATGATATATGAGCAGTTCAAGGCCAACAGAGTCGACGCCGGGACTGCAGCTGAAAATACTCTAGAAGGGAAATGA